One Prinia subflava isolate CZ2003 ecotype Zambia chromosome 8, Cam_Psub_1.2, whole genome shotgun sequence DNA window includes the following coding sequences:
- the PSMF1 gene encoding proteasome inhibitor PI31 subunit — MAGLEPLYAWARPAISRPQDALVCGIHWELIRHGYRCLGTGDQPGPDERKSELLPAGWEANKEVYTLRYKSTDDARELLLKAIMVEDSMILNVMDRRSQKVADVTLAVANYINPEHLDDFHKVYKNSEELRTRITSGIIAPLGAPAGKAGKEPESKEDMPWDENPLRLPPRQPVGTRAPSRPSPLSPFAVGGEDLDPLGGRSGGMIVDPLRSGIPQPGIDPSSGIPGRLPPGAVPPGARFDPFGPLGIGRPGPDPDHLPPPGYDDMFM; from the exons ATGGCCGGCTTGGAGCCGCTGTACGCCTGGGCCAGGCCTGCCATCTCCCGTCCGCAGGACGCTCTGGTCTGCGGCATCCACTGGGAGCTGATCCGGCACGGCTACCGCTGCCTGGGTACCGGCGACCAG CCAGGTCCTGATGAAAGGAAGTCAGAGCTGTTGCCTGCTGGCTGGGAAGCCAACAAGGAGGTGTACACACTGCGCTACAAGTCCACGGATGATGCCcgtgagctgctgctgaaggccATCATGGTGGAGGACAGTATGATCCTCAATGTCATG GATCGTAGGTCTCAGAAGGTGGCAGATGTGACCTTGGCAGTGGCCAACTACATCAACCCAGAGCACCTGGACGATTTCCACAA GGTGTACAAGAACAGTGAGGAGCTGAGGACAAGAATCACTTCAGGCATCATTGCTCCGCTCGGGGCCCCTGCAGGAAAGGCCGGAAAGGAGCCCGAGTCCAAAGAGGACATGCCCTGGGATGAGAACCCGCTGCGGCTCCCTCCCCGGCAGCCAGTGGGCACAAGGGCTCCATCCAG GCCTTCCCCCTTGAGTCCCTTTGCTGTTGGTGGAGAAGACCTGGACCCTTTGGG agGTCGGAGTGGGGGAATGATTGTGGATCCTCTCCGCTCTGGAATCCCACAGCCTGGCATTGACCCATCGTCAGGCATCCCAGGCCGCCTTCCCCCAGGAGCTGTTCCACCAGGCGCCAGATTTGACCCCTTTGGCCCCTTAGGAATTGGGCGACCCGG GCCAGACCCTGACCACCTTCCTCCTCCGGGCTACGATGACATGTTCATGTGA